From Gemmatimonadaceae bacterium, a single genomic window includes:
- a CDS encoding leucyl aminopeptidase, which yields MPLRVSTRRSAADSVDVPLLVLALRKHPTVAPGLAALDAKLGGALSRTLDRREFRGARDEVLHLAGAAGMANPQRVLLVGLGDPSDAAGALRRAASIAARHARKLGAAALAWYDGSRGDESVEAVTVGLLAGAWEYADLKTPPPADERRPELESAVILCDDEAAPQAVERGMAIGEGMALARRLAMMPGNLCTPDYLAGVAREIAARHQMQVTVLGRAELEQEKMGSFLCVAQGTPQDPKLIALEYRRGRADAQPIALVGKGLCFDSGGISIKPAQGMEAMKFDMCGAAGVLGAMDAIARLALPVNVIGLVGSTTNMPSGTAVNPGDVVRSHLGKSIEVINTDAEGRLVLADVLSYARRFSPSAVVDAATLTGACVIALGHTASGVFGTDDGLVADVLAAGMRAGEPGWRLPLYDDYKDLIKSDVADIKNSGGRPAGACTAAMFLKEFAEEFPWVHLDIAGTAYSESDLTYIPKGPTGVPVGTFVELVRRRAR from the coding sequence ATGCCCCTTCGTGTCAGCACACGCCGGTCCGCCGCCGACTCCGTCGATGTTCCGCTGCTCGTCCTGGCGTTGCGAAAACATCCGACTGTGGCGCCCGGTCTCGCGGCGCTCGACGCGAAGCTGGGCGGAGCGCTGTCCCGCACCCTGGATCGCCGCGAGTTCCGCGGCGCGCGCGATGAGGTGCTGCACCTGGCGGGCGCCGCGGGAATGGCGAACCCGCAGCGCGTGCTGCTGGTTGGGTTAGGCGATCCGTCGGACGCCGCCGGCGCGCTGCGCCGCGCGGCGAGCATCGCGGCGCGCCATGCGCGAAAGCTCGGGGCGGCTGCGCTCGCCTGGTACGACGGCAGCCGCGGCGACGAATCGGTCGAAGCGGTGACGGTGGGACTGCTGGCCGGCGCCTGGGAATACGCCGACCTGAAGACGCCGCCGCCGGCGGATGAGCGTCGCCCAGAGCTCGAGTCGGCCGTGATTCTGTGCGATGACGAGGCGGCGCCGCAAGCTGTCGAGCGCGGAATGGCGATCGGCGAGGGAATGGCGCTCGCCCGCCGGCTCGCCATGATGCCGGGCAACCTGTGCACACCGGACTATCTCGCCGGCGTCGCGCGAGAGATCGCCGCGCGTCACCAAATGCAGGTCACCGTCCTCGGCCGCGCCGAGCTCGAGCAGGAGAAGATGGGATCGTTTCTCTGCGTCGCGCAGGGGACGCCGCAGGATCCGAAGTTGATCGCGCTCGAGTACCGTCGCGGACGCGCGGACGCGCAACCGATCGCGCTCGTGGGCAAGGGGCTGTGTTTCGACTCGGGCGGGATCTCGATCAAGCCGGCGCAGGGCATGGAGGCCATGAAGTTCGACATGTGCGGCGCGGCCGGTGTGTTAGGCGCGATGGACGCGATCGCGCGGCTCGCGCTGCCGGTGAACGTCATCGGGCTCGTCGGGAGCACGACCAACATGCCGTCGGGCACCGCCGTCAATCCCGGCGACGTGGTGCGCAGCCATCTCGGCAAGAGCATCGAAGTGATCAATACCGACGCCGAGGGGCGGCTGGTGCTGGCGGACGTGTTGTCGTACGCGCGGCGGTTCTCTCCCTCGGCGGTGGTCGATGCCGCGACGCTCACCGGCGCCTGCGTGATTGCGTTAGGCCACACGGCCAGCGGCGTGTTCGGCACGGACGATGGGCTGGTCGCCGACGTGCTCGCCGCGGGCATGCGCGCCGGCGAGCCCGGCTGGCGGCTGCCGCTCTACGACGACTACAAGGACCTCATCAAGAGCGACGTCGCCGACATCAAGAATTCCGGCGGGCGTCCCGCCGGGGCGTGCACCGCGGCGATGTTCCTCAAGGAATTCGCCGAGGAGTTTCCGTGGGTGCACCTCGACATTGCCGGCACCGCCTACTCGGAATCCGACCTCACGTACATCCCGAAGGGCCCGACCGGCGTTCCGGTGGGCACGTTCGTCGAGCTGGTGCGGCGGAGGGCGCGCTGA
- a CDS encoding DUF3052 domain-containing protein, translated as MAAYSGTPLVAKLGIKAGMSLHASGAPGDYAALLHPLPDGVTLVARATRNTDIVHVFATHAAQLGTALERYRRTLGPSATVWVSWPKQSARVATDITEDTVRALALPLGFVDVKVCAVDDTWSGLKLVVRKALR; from the coding sequence ATGGCTGCGTATTCCGGGACACCGCTCGTCGCCAAGCTCGGCATCAAAGCCGGCATGTCGCTGCACGCATCCGGTGCGCCCGGCGACTACGCCGCCCTGCTCCACCCGCTCCCCGATGGCGTGACGCTCGTCGCCCGCGCGACGCGGAACACGGACATCGTGCACGTGTTCGCAACGCACGCGGCGCAGCTCGGGACAGCACTCGAGCGATACCGCCGGACGCTGGGCCCATCGGCGACGGTCTGGGTGTCGTGGCCGAAGCAGTCGGCCAGGGTGGCAACGGACATCACCGAAGACACGGTGCGCGCGCTCGCGCTTCCTCTCGGTTTCGTCGACGTGAAAGTGTGCGCCGTGGATGACACCTGGTCGGGGCTCAAGCTCGTGGTCAGAAAAGCG